Proteins from a genomic interval of Erwinia sp. SLM-02:
- the cutC gene encoding copper homeostasis protein CutC → MQKLEVCCYGVDCARVAEQAGADRIELCASPTEGGLTPSAGTLMAAREHVSIPVHPIVRPRSGDFCYSVTEFEQIKSDIAFIREQGFPGVVVGLLDLDGHIDLQRMLQIMPLCAGMEVTFHRAFDLCHSPLMALEQLTDLGVARILTSGQQQSAESGLPLLRELTRITRGPKIMAGAGVRLSNLQKFIDAGISELHSSASQRISSPMRYRKAGVSMCSEADNDEFSRSVVDGDVVEAMKSVITLGAPIRVA, encoded by the coding sequence ATGCAAAAACTGGAAGTATGCTGCTATGGGGTGGATTGCGCACGGGTGGCGGAGCAAGCCGGTGCCGATCGAATTGAACTCTGTGCCTCCCCGACTGAGGGAGGATTAACCCCGTCTGCGGGCACTCTGATGGCCGCAAGAGAACACGTGTCTATTCCGGTTCATCCTATTGTACGGCCGCGCAGTGGGGATTTTTGTTACAGTGTCACGGAATTTGAGCAGATCAAATCGGACATTGCCTTCATTCGCGAGCAGGGCTTTCCCGGCGTGGTGGTGGGTCTGTTAGACCTCGACGGACATATCGATTTACAGCGAATGTTGCAAATAATGCCTTTGTGCGCGGGAATGGAAGTGACCTTTCATCGCGCCTTCGATCTCTGCCACAGCCCGCTGATGGCGCTGGAACAGCTGACGGATTTGGGGGTGGCGAGGATCCTGACCTCCGGCCAGCAGCAGAGTGCCGAAAGCGGATTGCCGTTATTAAGGGAACTTACCCGCATCACACGTGGTCCAAAGATAATGGCAGGCGCGGGAGTGCGGCTGAGTAATTTGCAAAAGTTTATTGATGCGGGCATCAGCGAACTGCACAGTTCCGCCAGCCAGCGAATTTCCTCACCCATGCGTTACCGTAAAGCCGGTGTCTCCATGTGTTCTGAGGCTGATAATGATGAATTCAGCCGTAGCGTGGTTGACGGTGACGTTGTGGAAGCCATGAAAAGCGTGATAACTCTGGGGGCACCGATACGGGTAGCCTGA
- the cmoA gene encoding carboxy-S-adenosyl-L-methionine synthase CmoA, translating to MSNRDTLFSAPVAKLGDWTFDERVAEVFPDMIQRSVPGYSNIISMIGMLAERFVQPDSHIYDLGCSLGAATLSVRRNIQVPGCKIIAVDNSPAMVERCRRHIDAFRADTPVEVIEADIRQIPLENASLVVLNFTLQFLAPEERQQLLNTIYQGLKPGGALVLSEKFSFEDADVGELLFNMHHDFKRANGYSELEISQKRSMLENVMLTDSVETHKARLRQAGFQHAEVWFQCFNFGSLVALKAGEA from the coding sequence ATGTCTAACCGCGATACGCTGTTCTCAGCGCCCGTTGCCAAACTCGGTGACTGGACCTTTGACGAACGCGTTGCTGAAGTCTTTCCCGACATGATTCAGCGCTCCGTACCCGGCTACTCCAACATTATTTCAATGATTGGCATGCTGGCCGAGCGCTTTGTCCAGCCGGACTCCCACATCTACGATCTGGGCTGTTCGCTGGGTGCCGCCACGCTGTCCGTACGGCGTAACATTCAGGTTCCCGGCTGCAAAATTATTGCCGTGGACAACTCCCCGGCGATGGTCGAGCGCTGCCGCCGCCATATCGATGCCTTCCGCGCCGACACGCCGGTTGAGGTGATTGAGGCCGATATCCGCCAGATCCCGCTGGAAAATGCGTCGCTGGTGGTGCTGAACTTCACGCTGCAGTTTCTGGCTCCGGAAGAGCGCCAGCAGCTGTTAAACACCATTTATCAGGGGCTGAAGCCCGGCGGCGCGCTGGTGCTGTCCGAGAAGTTCAGCTTCGAAGATGCCGACGTCGGCGAACTGCTGTTCAATATGCACCACGACTTCAAGCGCGCCAACGGCTACAGCGAACTGGAAATCAGCCAGAAGCGCAGCATGCTGGAAAACGTGATGCTGACCGACAGCGTGGAAACCCATAAGGCGCGCCTGCGCCAGGCCGGTTTCCAGCACGCTGAAGTCTGGTTCCAGTGCTTTAACTTCGGTTCTCTGGTGGCGTTAAAGGCGGGTGAGGCCTGA
- the cmoB gene encoding tRNA 5-methoxyuridine(34)/uridine 5-oxyacetic acid(34) synthase CmoB, which produces MDFGNFYQLIAKGPLAPWLETLPAQIAAWQRESLHGHFKNWDRSVEHLPSLTPETLDLLHSVTADSGQLSERQRGGIEKLLRNLMPWRKGPYSLYGVNIDTEWRSDWKWERVLPHISPLAGRTVLDVGCGSGYHMWRMIGAGANLVVGIDPMQLFLCQFEAVRKLLGGDQRAHLLPLGIEQLPELKAFDTVFSMGVLYHRRSPLDHLYQLKNQLVSGGELVLETLVIEGDDQQVLVPGERYAQMRNVYFIPTTGALKNWLEKCGFVDVRIADYSVTSTDEQRRTSWMTSESLAEFLDPSDPSKTVEGYPAPLRAVLVATKP; this is translated from the coding sequence ATGGATTTCGGAAACTTTTACCAGCTGATCGCCAAAGGTCCGCTGGCCCCGTGGCTGGAAACGCTGCCCGCACAGATTGCCGCCTGGCAGCGGGAATCGCTGCACGGCCATTTTAAAAACTGGGATCGTTCGGTCGAGCATCTGCCCTCCCTGACGCCGGAAACACTGGATCTGCTGCACAGCGTCACCGCCGACAGCGGCCAGCTGTCAGAGCGTCAGCGCGGTGGGATTGAGAAGCTGCTGCGCAACCTGATGCCGTGGCGCAAAGGGCCGTACTCGCTGTACGGCGTGAATATCGATACCGAATGGCGCTCGGACTGGAAGTGGGAGCGCGTATTGCCGCACATCTCACCGCTGGCCGGCCGCACGGTGCTGGATGTCGGCTGCGGCAGCGGCTACCACATGTGGCGCATGATCGGCGCCGGAGCCAACCTGGTGGTAGGCATCGACCCGATGCAGCTGTTCCTCTGCCAGTTCGAGGCGGTGCGCAAGCTGCTGGGCGGCGACCAGCGCGCGCACCTGCTGCCGCTGGGTATTGAACAGCTCCCGGAACTGAAAGCGTTTGATACCGTGTTTTCGATGGGCGTGCTGTATCACCGTCGTTCCCCGCTCGACCATCTTTATCAGCTGAAAAACCAGCTGGTGAGCGGCGGCGAATTGGTGCTGGAAACGCTGGTGATTGAAGGCGACGACCAGCAGGTGCTGGTTCCGGGAGAACGCTACGCGCAGATGCGTAACGTCTATTTTATTCCGACCACCGGGGCGCTGAAAAACTGGCTGGAGAAGTGCGGTTTTGTTGACGTGCGGATTGCCGATTATTCGGTAACCAGCACCGACGAGCAGCGCCGCACCAGCTGGATGACCAGCGAATCGCTGGCCGAGTTTCTTGACCCCAGCGATCCGTCAAAAACCGTTGAAGGCTATCCGGCCCCGCTGCGGGCGGTACTGGTCGCCACCAAACCTTAA
- a CDS encoding glycerol dehydrogenase: MSRFVFSSPRKYIQGAGMITQLGENLADLGSSAFIVADKIVWGLIGKQVQASLSASRVEFHYEEFNGEASSNEITRLAKLAKSSGTAVVVGLGGGKTLDTVKAVADELKQPVAIVPTVASTDAPCSALSVIYSDTGVFESYRFYSKNPDLVLIDTQVCARAPVRLFASGIADGLATWVEAQAVKRSHSKSMVNGDPTIAGLAIAEACEKTLLTYGLSAYEAVAKQLVTPAVEAVVEANTLLSGLGFENAGLAGAHAIHNGFTAVDGDIHHLTHGEKVAYGTLTQMVLEQRPDEEIARYVRFYRAIKMPTTLQELHLENASWESLLKIGELANSDGDTLKNLNPNLSAEDIANAILAVDTFSKSVK, encoded by the coding sequence ATGAGTAGATTTGTTTTTTCTTCACCGCGTAAGTATATCCAGGGCGCAGGCATGATTACCCAACTGGGTGAAAACCTGGCCGACCTTGGCAGCAGCGCGTTTATCGTCGCCGATAAAATCGTCTGGGGGCTGATCGGTAAGCAGGTTCAGGCTTCCCTTTCCGCCAGCCGCGTGGAGTTCCACTACGAAGAGTTCAACGGCGAAGCCTCCAGCAACGAAATCACCCGCCTCGCCAAACTGGCAAAAAGCAGCGGCACCGCCGTGGTGGTTGGCCTCGGCGGTGGGAAAACCCTTGATACGGTGAAAGCCGTTGCCGATGAGCTTAAGCAGCCCGTCGCCATCGTCCCGACCGTTGCGTCGACCGATGCGCCGTGCAGCGCGCTGTCGGTGATCTACTCCGATACCGGCGTGTTTGAAAGCTACCGTTTCTACAGCAAGAACCCGGACCTGGTGCTGATTGATACCCAGGTCTGTGCGCGTGCGCCGGTGCGTCTGTTCGCTTCAGGCATCGCCGACGGGCTGGCAACCTGGGTGGAAGCGCAGGCGGTCAAACGCTCGCACAGCAAGTCGATGGTGAACGGCGATCCAACCATTGCCGGGCTGGCGATTGCGGAAGCCTGCGAGAAAACGCTGCTGACCTATGGCCTCAGCGCCTATGAAGCGGTGGCGAAGCAGCTGGTTACGCCGGCGGTGGAAGCGGTGGTTGAAGCCAATACCCTGCTGTCCGGGCTGGGCTTTGAAAACGCCGGTCTGGCGGGGGCTCACGCCATTCATAACGGCTTCACCGCCGTCGACGGCGACATCCACCATCTGACCCACGGTGAGAAAGTGGCCTACGGTACGCTGACTCAGATGGTGCTGGAACAGCGCCCGGATGAAGAGATTGCCCGCTACGTGCGCTTCTATCGCGCCATCAAGATGCCAACCACGCTGCAGGAGCTGCATCTGGAAAACGCCAGCTGGGAAAGCCTGCTAAAAATCGGCGAGCTGGCCAACAGCGACGGTGACACGCTGAAAAATCTTAACCCTAACCTGAGCGCCGAAGATATCGCCAACGCCATCCTGGCCGTGGATACCTTCAGCAAATCGGTTAAGTAA
- a CDS encoding MAPEG family protein produces MVSALYVVFGALLIIKFSLDVVRLRRQYRISIGDGGVSDLQLAIRIHGNAVEYIPLAVLLLVVMEMNGADIWLVHLLGLFFFFGRLLHAWGLRSRTMLWRRNGMILTLLTLLGMIVVNLIFLPWDLVLTLH; encoded by the coding sequence ATGGTCAGCGCTCTCTACGTCGTTTTTGGCGCATTGTTGATTATTAAATTTTCACTGGATGTGGTGCGGCTGCGTAGGCAGTACCGCATTTCGATTGGCGACGGCGGCGTGTCGGATTTACAGCTGGCCATCCGCATTCACGGCAACGCCGTGGAGTATATTCCGCTGGCGGTGCTGCTGCTGGTGGTGATGGAGATGAACGGAGCCGATATCTGGCTGGTGCATCTGCTGGGGCTGTTCTTCTTCTTCGGTCGCCTGCTTCACGCCTGGGGACTGCGCAGCCGCACGATGCTGTGGCGGCGCAACGGTATGATCCTGACCCTGTTAACCCTGCTGGGGATGATCGTCGTCAACCTGATTTTCCTGCCCTGGGATCTGGTACTGACCCTGCATTAA